A stretch of the Lolium perenne isolate Kyuss_39 chromosome 3, Kyuss_2.0, whole genome shotgun sequence genome encodes the following:
- the LOC127345603 gene encoding aspartic proteinase nepenthesin-1, with protein MSVLQLLLYVVFLTALLAWSAAGHVAVRADLTHVDSARGFTKRELLRRMAARTQARVDKRWSPPRPRPGGGGNDTAGVMASVSRDGDPDNVYSEYLIHLSIGTPRPQRVALTLDTGSDLIWTQCGCRSCFHQPFPALDASASTTLRDYSCFDRLCAWGGLALSGCTVNDNLCFYVHSNGDNSGFTSGKISEDTFTFQAPNGKGAVAVRPSLRFGCGMYNTGNFKSNESGVAGFGRGPMSLPSQLKVLNFSYCFTSIVESGNSSPVFLGSYGNLDAQATGPLQSTRFARGPSQGPNSSLYYLSLKGVTVGNRRLPFDASTFVLRADGSGGTIIDSGTAITTFPRAVFRTLREEFISQVSLPVANESTGDADSMLCFSISPDQKNVPALPKLILHLEGADWELPRESYVLRVDGDNNDDDDGLCVVINSAGDSGMTTVIGNFQQQNMHIAYDLGSNKLFFVPARCDKL; from the coding sequence ATGTCGGTGTTGCAGCTTCTGCTCTATGTTGTGTTCCTAACGGCCTTGTTGGCCTGGTCGGCGGCTGGCCACGTGGCTGTGCGCGCCGACCTCACGCACGTCGACAGCGCCCGCGGcttcaccaagcgcgagctgctcCGCCGTATGGCCGCTCGGACGCAGGCCCGCGTAGACAAGCGGTGGTCACCGCCGCGGCCTCGGCCGGGCGGCGGTGGCAACGACACCGCCGGGGTGATGGCATCGGTGTCCCGCGACGGGGATCCGGATAATGTTTATTCCGAGTATCTCATCCATTTGAGCATCGGTACGCCGCGGCCGCAACGCGTGGCGCTGACGCTGGACACCGGCAGTGACCTCATCTGGACGCAGTGTGGTTGCAGGTCTTGCTTCCACCAGCCGTTCCCTGCCCTCGACGCTTCCGCCTCCACCACCCTCCGCGATTACTCCTGCTTCGACCGTCTCTGCGCCTGGGGCGGGCTCGCGCTCTCCGGCTGCACCGTCAACGACAACCTCTGCTTCTACGTCCACTCCAATGGCGACAACTCCGGCTTCACGTCCGGCAAGATATCCGAGGACACCTTCACCTTCCAGGCGCCCAACGGGAAGGGCGCCGTCGCCGTCCGGCCCAGCCTCCGCTTCGGCTGCGGCATGTACAACACCGGCAACTTCAAATCCAACGAGTCCGGCGTCGCAGGCTTTGGCCGCGGGCCCATGTCCCTGCCGTCGCAGCTCAAGGTCCTCAACTTCTCCTACTGCTTCACCAGCATTGTAGAGTCCGGGAACAGCAGCCCCGTCTTCCTGGGCTCCTATGGAAATCTTGACGCGCAAGCCACGGGCCCCCTCCAATCCACCCGCTTCGCCCGAGGCCCCTCCCAGGGTCCCAATAGCTCCCTCTACTACCTTTCGCTCAAAGGCGTCACCGTCGGCAACAGGCGCCTGCCGTTCGACGCATCCACGTTCGTGCTCAGGGCCGATGGCTCCGGCGGGACGATCATCGACTCCGGCACAGCCATCACCACCTTCCCCCGGGCCGTGTTCCGGACACTCCGGGAGGAGTTCATATCGCAGGTGTCGCTACCCGTGGCCAACGAGTCCACCGGCGACGCCGATAGCATGCTGTGCTTCTCCATCTCACCGGATCAGAAGAATGTCCCCGCGCTACCGAAGCTGATCCTCCACCTGGAGGGCGCAGACTGGGAGCTTCCACGGGAGAGCTACGTGCTGAGAGTCGACGGCGACAACAATGACGACGACGACGGGTTATGCGTGGTGATAAATTCGGCCGGCGACAGCGGCATGACGACCGTCATAGGCAACTTCCAGCAGCAGAACATGCACATCGCCTACGACCTGGGGAGCAACAAGCTGTTCTTCGTGCCCGCGCGCTGCGACAAGCTCTGA